From Micrococcus porci, one genomic window encodes:
- a CDS encoding CvpA family protein, with the protein MTTAPTWIDAVLALVLLLALASGLRRGLALTLGSALGLLAGVAAAVLFAVPLGGLVPDPAWRPLAVVAAGVLLVVLGQGIGLRIGAAVRRALGRGALSRADGLLGGVAGLAVAAVVIALAAPVARPLLPADAADEAGRSRVVAAAEHLTPEPVRQAAADLGTQARLFVAEAIAPVLPEPGLGGREAVRA; encoded by the coding sequence ATGACCACCGCCCCCACCTGGATCGACGCCGTCCTGGCCCTCGTGCTGCTCCTGGCCCTGGCCTCGGGGCTGCGGCGCGGGCTCGCGCTGACGCTCGGCTCGGCGCTGGGGCTGCTGGCCGGCGTCGCGGCGGCGGTGCTGTTCGCCGTCCCCCTGGGCGGGCTGGTGCCGGACCCCGCGTGGCGGCCGCTCGCCGTCGTGGCGGCCGGCGTGCTCCTGGTGGTCCTCGGGCAGGGGATCGGGCTGCGGATCGGCGCGGCCGTGCGTCGGGCCCTCGGCCGCGGCGCCCTGTCGCGGGCCGACGGGCTGCTCGGCGGCGTGGCCGGCCTGGCGGTCGCCGCCGTCGTGATCGCGCTGGCGGCGCCCGTGGCACGGCCCCTGCTTCCGGCCGACGCGGCGGACGAGGCCGGCCGTTCCCGCGTGGTGGCCGCGGCGGAGCACCTGACGCCCGAGCCGGTGCGCCAGGCCGCCGCCGACCTCGGGACCCAGGCGCGCCTGTTCGTCGCCGAGGCGATCGCCCCCGTGCTCCCCGAGCCGGGCCTGGGCGGGCGGGAGGCCGTGCGCGCCTGA
- a CDS encoding sodium-dependent transporter: protein MSTSTGATAAPSRTREEFTGRWAFILAAIGSAVGLGNIWRFPYVAYEHGGGAFVIPYLVALLTAGIPLLFLDYAIGHRFRGSAPMAFRRMSRWTEAIGWWQVLICAVIGVYYAAIIAWSIMYTWFSLDQRWGDDPEGFLFSTYLQQVKDPNPSFDIVPGVFWPMVAVWGVLLLIMGLGIRRGVALASMIGIPLLVVMFVVLVIISLTLPGAMQGLDALFTPNWAALKEPGVWIAAYGQIFFSLSVGFGIMITYASYLKKRTNLTASGLVVGFSNSGFEILAGIGVFSALGFMAQASGVQVSEVAGSGIGLAFIAFPTLITQAPAGALIGVLFFASLVIAGFTSLISILEVVVSAVKDKLGWGRWTAVLVVVGISAVISISLFSTTTGVAMLDTMDAFANNFGIVGAALVAVIAVMWIARRGGELVAHLNSVSSFRVGRVYRILVGVVMPVLLGWMWIEWIRENAATPYGGYPTDFLAVYGWGLAIGSVVLAVLLSLIPWSHKSSLHAEESVNEIDHTAPVASKES from the coding sequence ATGTCCACGTCCACTGGCGCGACGGCGGCACCGTCGCGCACCCGCGAGGAGTTCACCGGCCGGTGGGCCTTCATCCTCGCGGCCATCGGCTCCGCGGTGGGCCTCGGCAACATCTGGCGCTTCCCGTACGTCGCCTACGAGCACGGCGGCGGCGCCTTCGTCATCCCCTACCTGGTGGCCCTGCTGACCGCCGGCATCCCGCTGCTGTTCCTGGACTACGCGATCGGCCACCGCTTCCGCGGCTCCGCCCCCATGGCGTTCCGCCGGATGAGCCGCTGGACCGAGGCCATCGGCTGGTGGCAGGTGCTGATCTGCGCGGTGATCGGCGTGTACTACGCGGCCATCATCGCCTGGTCGATCATGTACACCTGGTTCTCCCTGGACCAGCGGTGGGGCGACGACCCCGAGGGCTTCCTCTTCAGCACCTACCTGCAGCAGGTGAAGGACCCGAACCCGTCCTTCGACATCGTGCCCGGCGTGTTCTGGCCGATGGTCGCCGTGTGGGGGGTGCTGCTGCTCATCATGGGCCTGGGCATCCGCCGCGGCGTGGCCCTGGCCTCCATGATCGGCATCCCGCTGCTCGTGGTCATGTTCGTGGTGCTGGTGATCATCTCGCTCACCCTGCCCGGCGCCATGCAGGGCCTCGACGCCCTCTTCACCCCGAACTGGGCCGCCCTGAAGGAGCCCGGGGTGTGGATCGCCGCCTACGGGCAGATCTTCTTCTCCCTGTCCGTGGGCTTCGGCATCATGATCACCTACGCCTCCTACCTGAAGAAGCGCACCAACCTCACGGCCTCCGGCCTGGTGGTGGGCTTCTCCAACTCCGGCTTCGAGATCCTCGCCGGCATCGGCGTGTTCTCCGCGCTGGGCTTCATGGCGCAGGCCTCCGGCGTACAGGTGTCCGAGGTGGCCGGCTCCGGCATCGGCCTGGCGTTCATCGCCTTCCCGACCCTCATCACGCAGGCCCCGGCCGGCGCGCTCATCGGCGTGCTGTTCTTCGCGTCGTTGGTGATCGCCGGCTTCACCTCGCTGATCTCCATCCTCGAGGTCGTCGTCTCCGCCGTGAAGGACAAGCTCGGCTGGGGTCGCTGGACCGCCGTGCTCGTCGTCGTCGGGATCTCCGCCGTCATCTCGATCTCGCTGTTCTCCACCACCACCGGCGTGGCCATGCTGGACACCATGGACGCGTTCGCGAACAACTTCGGCATCGTGGGCGCCGCCCTCGTGGCCGTGATCGCCGTGATGTGGATCGCCCGGCGCGGCGGCGAACTGGTGGCGCACCTGAACTCGGTCTCGTCCTTCCGCGTGGGCCGCGTGTACCGGATCCTCGTGGGCGTGGTGATGCCCGTGCTGCTGGGCTGGATGTGGATCGAGTGGATCCGCGAGAACGCCGCCACCCCGTACGGCGGCTACCCGACGGACTTCCTGGCGGTCTACGGCTGGGGGCTGGCCATCGGGTCCGTCGTCCTGGCGGTCCTGCTCTCCCTGATCCCGTGGTCCCACAAGTCCAGCCTGCACGCGGAGGAGTCGGTCAACGAGATCGACCACACCGCCCCCGTCGCCTCGAAGGAGTCCTGA
- a CDS encoding methionine/alanine import family NSS transporter small subunit produces the protein MHTPALIMMVIAMLTVWGGLVLSAVHLLKHPDETSGTLADAVDVDHTL, from the coding sequence ATGCACACCCCGGCGCTCATCATGATGGTCATCGCCATGCTCACGGTCTGGGGCGGCCTCGTCCTCTCCGCCGTCCACCTGCTGAAGCACCCGGACGAGACCTCCGGCACGCTCGCGGACGCCGTGGACGTCGACCACACCCTCTGA
- the acs gene encoding acetate--CoA ligase encodes MDETRATYPPSEQFAAQAVAGADLYEEAAADRLAYWARRAREHLHWEQDFTQVLDWSDAPFARWFADGTTNAAYNALDRHVEAGRGDRTAIVFEGEPGDTRTYTYADLAAEVRRAANAFESLGVAKGDRVAVYLPMIPEAVITMLACARIGAVHSVVFGGFSADALRSRVDDAEAKLVVTADGSFRRGRPSMLKPAVDQALSAEGHTVEHVVVVRRNEADVDWTEGRDLWWHDVVPTASDEHEVVWHEAEHPLFILYTSGTTGKPKGILHTTGGYLVQTAATHHDTFDLHADTDVYWCTADVGWVTGHSYVAYAPLVNGATQVIYEGTPDSPHQGRWWEIVQKHGVTILYTAPTAIRTFMKWGRQIPDGYDLSSLRVLGTVGEAINPEAWRWFHDVIGGGRCPIVDTWWQTETGAHMLTPLPGVTELKPGSAQRPVPGVVLEVVDELGEPMEGSTAPGFLVAREPWPSMLRGIWGDPERFKETYWSRFPGMYFAGDGAQYDEDGDIWLLGRVDDVMNVSGHRLSTTEIESSLVAHPKVAESAVVGAADETTGEAVVAFVLLTEEATAAGEDVEAVQEELRQHVGKDIGPIAKPKRVLVVPELPKTRSGKIMRRLLKDVAEGRRPGDATTLADPTVMDRITEAVGS; translated from the coding sequence GTGGACGAGACACGCGCCACCTATCCGCCGTCCGAGCAGTTCGCCGCGCAGGCCGTGGCCGGCGCCGACCTCTACGAGGAGGCCGCTGCCGACCGCCTCGCCTACTGGGCGCGTCGCGCCCGCGAGCACCTCCACTGGGAGCAGGACTTCACCCAGGTGCTGGACTGGTCCGACGCCCCGTTCGCCAGGTGGTTCGCCGACGGCACCACCAACGCCGCCTACAACGCCCTGGACCGCCACGTGGAGGCCGGGCGCGGGGACCGCACCGCGATCGTCTTCGAGGGCGAGCCCGGCGACACCCGCACCTACACCTACGCCGACCTGGCCGCCGAGGTCCGCCGCGCCGCCAACGCCTTCGAGTCCCTCGGCGTGGCCAAGGGCGACCGCGTGGCCGTGTACCTGCCGATGATCCCCGAGGCCGTCATCACCATGCTCGCCTGCGCGCGCATCGGCGCGGTGCACTCCGTGGTGTTCGGCGGCTTCTCCGCGGACGCCCTCCGCTCCCGCGTCGACGACGCCGAGGCCAAGCTCGTCGTCACCGCCGACGGCTCCTTCCGCCGCGGCAGGCCCTCCATGCTCAAGCCCGCCGTGGACCAGGCGCTCTCCGCCGAGGGCCACACCGTCGAGCACGTCGTCGTGGTCCGCCGCAACGAGGCCGACGTCGACTGGACCGAAGGCCGGGACCTGTGGTGGCACGACGTCGTCCCCACCGCCTCCGACGAGCACGAGGTCGTGTGGCACGAGGCCGAGCACCCGCTGTTCATCCTCTACACGTCCGGCACCACCGGGAAGCCCAAGGGCATCCTCCACACCACCGGCGGCTACCTCGTGCAGACCGCCGCCACCCACCACGACACCTTCGACCTCCACGCGGACACGGACGTGTACTGGTGCACCGCCGACGTCGGCTGGGTGACCGGGCACTCCTACGTCGCCTACGCGCCCCTGGTGAACGGCGCCACCCAGGTCATCTACGAGGGCACCCCGGACTCCCCGCACCAGGGGCGCTGGTGGGAGATCGTGCAGAAGCACGGGGTGACGATCCTCTACACCGCGCCGACCGCCATCCGCACCTTCATGAAGTGGGGCCGGCAGATCCCGGACGGCTACGACCTCTCCTCCCTGCGCGTGCTCGGCACCGTCGGCGAGGCCATCAACCCCGAGGCGTGGCGCTGGTTCCACGACGTCATCGGCGGCGGCCGCTGCCCCATCGTGGACACCTGGTGGCAGACCGAGACCGGCGCCCACATGCTCACCCCGCTGCCCGGCGTCACCGAGCTCAAGCCCGGCTCCGCCCAGCGGCCGGTGCCCGGCGTCGTCCTCGAGGTGGTGGACGAGCTCGGCGAGCCCATGGAGGGCAGCACCGCACCCGGCTTCCTCGTGGCCCGCGAGCCGTGGCCGTCCATGCTCCGGGGCATCTGGGGCGACCCGGAGCGCTTCAAGGAGACCTATTGGTCCCGCTTCCCGGGCATGTACTTCGCCGGCGACGGCGCCCAGTACGACGAGGACGGGGACATCTGGCTGCTCGGCCGCGTGGACGACGTCATGAACGTCTCCGGGCACCGCCTGTCCACCACGGAGATCGAGTCCTCCCTCGTGGCACACCCGAAGGTGGCGGAGTCCGCCGTGGTCGGCGCCGCAGACGAGACCACGGGTGAGGCCGTCGTCGCGTTCGTGCTGCTCACCGAGGAGGCCACGGCCGCCGGCGAGGACGTCGAGGCCGTGCAGGAGGAGCTGCGCCAGCACGTGGGCAAGGACATCGGCCCGATCGCCAAGCCCAAGCGCGTGCTCGTGGTCCCGGAGCTGCCGAAGACCCGCTCCGGCAAGATCATGCGCCGCCTCCTCAAGGACGTCGCCGAGGGCCGCCGTCCCGGCGACGCCACGACCCTGGCCGACCCCACCGTGATGGACCGCATCACGGAGGCCGTCGGCTCCTGA
- the nth gene encoding endonuclease III, giving the protein MAPADTTTPTGETPLALTRRARRIDRALAEAYPYAVAELDFETPFELLVATVLSAQTTDVRVNAVTPALFARFPDAVAMAGADEVELQELVRPTGFYKNKASAVLRLSRELVERFDGEVPDRLEDLVTLPGVGRKTAFVVLGNAFGRPGITVDTHFGRLARRLGFTEETDPVKVEHAVAALFPPRDWTMLSHHLVFHGRRVCHARKPACGACPIARWCPSYGAGETEPEAARALLSYELKPGREELLARMRAGATRRQLRDEGWTLEA; this is encoded by the coding sequence ATGGCCCCGGCCGACACGACGACGCCCACCGGCGAGACGCCCCTGGCCCTGACCCGGCGGGCCCGGCGGATCGACCGTGCCCTGGCCGAGGCGTACCCGTACGCGGTGGCGGAGCTCGACTTCGAGACCCCGTTCGAGCTGCTCGTGGCCACCGTGCTCTCCGCCCAGACCACGGACGTGCGCGTGAACGCCGTCACCCCGGCGCTGTTCGCCCGGTTCCCCGACGCCGTCGCCATGGCGGGCGCCGACGAGGTCGAGCTGCAGGAGCTCGTGCGCCCCACCGGCTTCTACAAGAACAAGGCGTCGGCGGTCCTGCGCCTGTCCCGGGAGCTCGTGGAGCGCTTCGACGGGGAGGTGCCGGATCGCCTCGAGGACCTGGTGACCCTGCCCGGCGTCGGGCGGAAGACGGCGTTCGTGGTGCTCGGCAACGCGTTCGGACGACCCGGGATCACCGTGGACACGCACTTCGGACGGCTGGCCCGCCGGCTGGGGTTCACGGAGGAGACCGATCCCGTGAAGGTGGAGCACGCCGTCGCCGCCCTGTTCCCGCCGAGGGACTGGACGATGCTCTCCCACCACCTCGTGTTCCACGGGCGACGCGTGTGCCACGCCCGGAAGCCGGCGTGCGGGGCGTGCCCGATCGCCCGCTGGTGCCCCTCCTACGGGGCGGGGGAGACCGAGCCGGAGGCGGCCCGCGCACTGCTCTCCTACGAGCTCAAGCCGGGTCGGGAGGAGCTGCTCGCCCGCATGCGGGCCGGCGCCACCCGCCGCCAGCTGCGTGACGAGGGATGGACGCTGGAGGCCTGA
- a CDS encoding NUDIX hydrolase has product MSIPPLPPSSPSSARADLQRIVAEHGVAPVAGDDEAGLTTIPASSVRVWGFDWPQAARPRASAVLILVGELDDVPAAHDGRACGVSPAVDVLLTQRAAGLRTHAGQVAFPGGGVEAQDADVVATALREAQEETGLDPAGVEVLGVLPAVPVVVSGYVVHPVIGWWRDPSRVAVVDHNEATAVFRVPVADLAAPANRVRVRRPGGRRGETPGFLAGDRLVWGFTAALLSRVLELAGWDEPWAGAPLIDAGSRAVLEG; this is encoded by the coding sequence ATGAGCATCCCGCCCCTGCCCCCGTCCTCGCCCTCCTCCGCCCGCGCGGACCTGCAGCGGATCGTGGCCGAGCACGGCGTGGCCCCCGTCGCCGGCGACGACGAGGCGGGCCTCACGACGATCCCGGCGTCGTCCGTTCGGGTCTGGGGCTTCGACTGGCCCCAGGCGGCTCGCCCCCGCGCGTCGGCCGTGCTGATCCTCGTGGGCGAGCTCGACGACGTCCCGGCCGCCCACGACGGGCGCGCGTGCGGGGTGAGTCCCGCCGTGGACGTGCTGCTGACCCAGCGCGCCGCCGGCCTGCGCACCCACGCGGGCCAGGTCGCGTTCCCGGGCGGCGGGGTGGAGGCCCAGGACGCCGACGTGGTGGCGACCGCCCTGCGCGAGGCGCAGGAGGAGACCGGCCTGGACCCGGCGGGCGTCGAGGTGCTCGGCGTGCTGCCCGCGGTGCCCGTGGTGGTCTCCGGGTACGTGGTGCACCCCGTGATCGGCTGGTGGCGGGACCCCTCCCGCGTGGCCGTCGTGGACCACAACGAGGCCACGGCCGTGTTCCGGGTGCCCGTGGCGGACCTCGCCGCCCCCGCGAACCGGGTGCGGGTGCGGCGCCCGGGGGGCCGGCGCGGCGAGACCCCCGGGTTCCTGGCCGGCGACCGCCTGGTGTGGGGCTTCACCGCGGCGCTGCTCAGCCGGGTCCTCGAGCTGGCCGGCTGGGACGAGCCCTGGGCGGGCGCCCCGCTGATCGACGCCGGCAGCCGCGCGGTCCTCGAGGGCTGA
- a CDS encoding CpaF family protein: MPAWVPDAPRPARRPALLPAGLSLPAPLLPDLRRVGRRRPGSDRGEPAHVGPDPDARLRRAVAEAQARADPHAPPPLRETVSRALADLAAEDGDTPPSGCPRPAGLRDPDAVLEELVGFGPLAPWVRRTGVTDVLVDAAGSVWTDGVEGLVRRPLILPEPTARALAVRLIGLAGRRLDPACPVADARVDGVRVHAVLPPVSGGGTVLSLRVPAAEPPSLDALAADWPDGERWRDAVVALVRGRASVLVSGATGTGKTTLLAAALGLAGADERIVLVEDTAEAAPAHPHVISLQARAPTADGAGEVTLAELIRQALRMRPDRLVVGECRGPEVADLLTALNTGHQGAWGTLHANAAADVPARLAAMGALAGWSASAVAAQARAGVDAVLHVRRDGRGRHPVELAVPAPAAHPDAPLSVLPALTWDGGGTRAGPGLEVLEARLSGRGHG; encoded by the coding sequence ATGCCCGCCTGGGTGCCCGACGCCCCCCGCCCCGCCCGCCGCCCCGCGCTGCTGCCGGCGGGCCTGAGCCTGCCGGCTCCGCTCCTCCCGGACCTGCGCCGAGTCGGCCGGCGTCGTCCGGGCTCTGACCGGGGAGAGCCCGCCCACGTCGGTCCAGACCCCGACGCCCGACTGCGCCGCGCCGTGGCCGAGGCCCAGGCCCGCGCGGACCCCCATGCGCCCCCGCCACTGCGCGAGACCGTGAGCCGTGCGCTCGCGGACCTCGCGGCCGAGGACGGGGACACACCGCCGTCGGGATGTCCCCGGCCCGCGGGCCTGCGAGACCCGGACGCGGTGCTGGAGGAGCTCGTGGGCTTCGGTCCGCTGGCTCCGTGGGTGCGCCGGACCGGGGTCACGGACGTGCTGGTCGACGCCGCCGGCAGCGTGTGGACGGACGGCGTCGAGGGGTTGGTCCGCCGCCCGCTGATCCTGCCGGAGCCGACGGCCCGCGCCCTCGCGGTGCGGCTCATCGGGCTGGCCGGCCGTCGCCTGGACCCCGCGTGCCCCGTGGCCGACGCGCGCGTGGACGGGGTGCGCGTGCACGCGGTCCTGCCGCCCGTCAGCGGCGGCGGCACCGTCCTGAGCCTGCGCGTGCCCGCCGCCGAGCCGCCGTCGCTCGACGCCCTCGCCGCCGACTGGCCGGACGGGGAGAGGTGGCGGGACGCCGTCGTCGCCCTGGTGCGCGGGCGGGCGAGCGTGCTGGTCAGCGGGGCCACCGGCACCGGCAAGACGACCCTCCTGGCCGCCGCGCTCGGCCTGGCGGGTGCGGACGAGCGGATCGTGCTCGTCGAGGACACCGCCGAGGCCGCCCCGGCGCATCCCCACGTGATCTCACTGCAGGCCCGTGCCCCCACCGCGGACGGCGCCGGGGAGGTCACGCTCGCCGAGCTGATCCGGCAGGCCCTGCGCATGCGCCCCGACCGCCTGGTGGTGGGCGAGTGCCGCGGCCCCGAGGTCGCGGACCTGCTCACCGCCCTCAACACGGGACACCAGGGCGCGTGGGGCACCCTGCACGCCAACGCCGCCGCCGACGTCCCCGCGCGCCTGGCCGCGATGGGCGCCCTGGCCGGGTGGTCCGCCTCCGCGGTGGCCGCGCAGGCACGCGCCGGCGTGGACGCCGTCCTCCACGTGCGCCGGGACGGCCGCGGCCGCCACCCCGTGGAGCTCGCCGTGCCGGCGCCCGCCGCCCATCCCGACGCGCCGCTCAGTGTGCTCCCCGCCCTGACCTGGGACGGCGGCGGCACCCGCGCGGGCCCGGGCCTCGAGGTCCTCGAGGCCCGCCTGTCCGGCCGGGGGCACGGGTGA